The Ralstonia sp. RRA genomic interval CTTGCGCCGCGCTGGCCCAGACGGCCGCCCCCGACGCAGTTCCCATGTCGCCGATGCCTGGGCATGGTCCCGGCATGATGGGCCGTGGGCCGGGCCCCGGCTTTGGCCAACCCGGGCCGCACGGTATGGAGCGCGGGCGTCACCACGGTGGCGAGTTCTTCCTGCGTGGCCTGAATCTGACCGAAGAACAGCGCGACAAGATTTTCGCGATCAAGTATGCGCAGATGCCGCAAGAGCGCGAGCAACACAAGGCCGTCGCACATGCGCGTCGTGACCTGCGTCAGATGGTGACGTCCGGCCAGTACGATGAGGCACGCGTTCGCACGCTGTCCGAAGCGCTGGGCCGAGCAGTCACCCAAGAAGCCCAACTGCGCGCGCAAGCCGGCGCCAAGATCATGCAGGTGCTGACGCCTGAACAGCGCAAGCAGATCACCGATCGCGAAGCCCGGCACGTGGCCGTGCTTGAGCAGGGCGAAGATGCACCCGCGCAGGAACTGGCGGCAATGTAATCAGACTTGCCTGATGGTCTACTGCAGCTAGCGGTAGACCACCACGGGCACCTGCGCGTAAGTCAGCACCTTGCGCGTTTCATTGCCGATCAGCAATCGCCCCATCAGGCTGCGGTGCCCGTGCGATGCCATGAAGATGACGTCGCATGCGTGCCGCTTCGCCGCGTCCAGAATGCCGAGGTAGGGCTCGGAAAATTGCGAGACATCGCTGTCGAACTGGATGCCTTCTTCCCGGGCGCGCTCAGCAATCCGATCGATGCAGTCTTTCGCATAGCCCTGCACTTGCTCCATGTAGTGCGCGTGCGGACACTCGCCCACCCCGGCGGAATACGCCATGTTGGGGAATTCTTCGATGCACGTGTAAGCGGTGAGGCGGCAACCGGTGGCGCGCGCGAGTTTCAATGCGCCGTCGATTGCCTTGCGGCATTGCTCGGAGCCGTCGGTCGGCAAGAGGATATGGGTAAACATGGCGCTCTCCATGGGGAACCCACTTCCAAATTACTGCACTGCACACGACAGCTCTATCGTGGAAAACGCTAGGCCCGGCGCCACTCTTCAGCGGTTGCTGAAATACGGTCGTTCGTTTTTTGTGCGGTAGGCAAGCGTGTTACTTGCCTTGCCAAGCCTGCCGATAGCGCGAGGGCGACGCCCCGAGTTGGGTGGCAAAGCGCCGGCTGAAATGGCTTGGGCTGGCAAAGCCGCAGCGCTCCGCAATCGTTGCCAGCGGCAGCGTGGTCGATCGCAGCAGGTCTTGCGCACGTGCAATGCGCCGCTGCAGAACCCACTCGTGCGGCGCCACCCCGAACGATGCGCGGAACATCCGCGCAAAGTGAAATTCCGACAGATTGGCCTCTGCCGCCAGCTCCCCGATCGACAGCAGCAAGTGCAGCTCAGCTTCAATGCGTGAGGCAATGCGGCGGCACACATGGGGTGCCAGCCCGCCACGCACCGCCATTGCGCGTGTACGGCCCTGTGTCTGCACGAGATACGACAGCGTGTCGTTGGCCAGCGCGTTGGCACGCATGCGGTCGTCCAGGTCGGACCAGTCGAGTTGGGCGATGCGCGCGCACGATTGCGCGAGGTGCACGTCTTCAATGAAAGTGCGGTCGTGCAGGGTAAACAGGCGCGGCTCGGCGTCGAGCAGACGCACTGCATGCCCGGCCAGTGCATCGGGTGCGAAGTACAGATGGACAAAACGCATCGGCTGCTCGATCACCCAGGCAGATTCGTGCTCGGCCGGCAGCATGCACACACGGCCCGGCGCGCCGAACAGGTTCGGCAAGTCCTGCCGGTGCGTGGTGTAGCCGCCTTGCAGATACACCGACAGTGTGTGGTGACCCGGCTGGACGTAGTGTGCCTCGTCGTGTTCGTTGCACCAGATAGCGGCGGTCACGCCATCGCCCAGATTGACGACACGCTCCAGCGATGCGCGCGACCCACGCGCGAGCGTACCGAAGACGCTGGCGTCTGCGGTCACGCGTGGGTCAGGCGAAGTGGGGTCGAGGGTAGGGCGCACGCGTCGATGTTACCAACGATCGCGCCGCCGGTGAGCGGCGGCTTCGGCCGCTAGCCCGGGCAGAGTTCGTGCGCCACCGCACCCGCCAGGCCCACGCCATCCACGCGTTGCCAGTTGGCATCGTTGGCGAACTGCTTCTCGCTGACGGTCATGGCGCCCTGGTACAGCTTGGCGCGAGAGACAGAGAACTGCCGGCTGCGGCAGTCGACGGTGTAGAGGAAGTCGGCCATGTCGCCACGGAAGGCGCCGAACATGCGCTGCAATGAACGCATGCCCGCGCGGTTGGATGCCTCCACGCGCACCCAGGCACTGATCGGGCCGCTGGGCATGCGCTGGATGCTGCCGGCGTCGAGCGATGCATAGCTGTCCGGTTGATCGGGCAGCGTGATCCAGCGTTCGGCGCCGATCGCGCTGAAAACAGTCATGGCCAGTCCGGCCAGCATGCCGGCAAGTACACCGCGTGCGATTGCGGCGGTGGTCATCGTGGCTTGGCGTTGCCTGGAACCGGAATGGCGACGGCGTCGGAGTGGCTGCAGGCCATGGTCACGCCGGATTTTTCGAAGTCGACCATTACCGCGCCAGGCTTATCGGCGCGGCTGGGCGTGCCGGCCAGGCTGCCTGACAGGCGCTGCATGATGGCCTGGCAGGTGGGGACCTTGCCTTCCTTTCCGGTCTTGGTTGCAGTTGCTGAAGCTGGTGCCGGCGGCTCGGCAGCAGCCGGTGCGCTCGGCTGGGTTGAGGCATGCGCGCGCGGCAATGTCACCAGCGCGGCAAGCGCCGCTACGGCAATCAGCAATCGCGTGGAACGCCGCAACAGGGGCGATGCCGACGACGATCGGGACATGGGGGAAAGAAACGGCATGACGGTCAAAGCACGGGGGTCAGAATGCGCCTGTACAGCAACGCGGGCAGGCGGGATCTCTGGAGTGTAACGGCACTTCGTGTCGAAACTTGACGCGGCAAACTGCCCCATCGTCCAGGTGAGGGTGATGCACCCTGCCCAAAATGATTCATGCAATCGACATAATCGGCCGGTCGAACCAGACCAGACGCGGAACATTCGTGCGCATGTTCCGACCAACCAATATGCCGGGGGATTTATATGCACCATCGGTATCACACTGCGGTGCATCGTAGATCGCCAGCGCACGCAGACGGGGCAAGCAGCACAGGGGTTCGTGCAGTGCCAAAAAGAAGGCACCGGAAAAATGAGGTGGATTATAAAAAGGGATGGAATACCCTGCCTTTTCTGCACTTTGTTTTTTTGGGCGGGACACTATTATTTAAAGCATGGAAGCGATGCCGCGGCAGCTATGTGCCCGTCGCTTCGTGGGTCGGTTCTCCTCTCTGGAACAGATCGACACGGTCCAGAGATTTCAACCCGCGCCTCGTCAACTGAGCGCGGGTTTTTCTTTGGGCGCAGTGCCAGCGCTCAGGCAATCGCGCAGAGTGCTCTTCAGTTTTCCGCTGGCGTGCCGTTGTGGATAGGGTCGAAACGCGTGTAGGCTGCACTTTCCATTGCAGTCGCTGACCAAGCAACCGTATCCCCGATGAACCGTTCCCATCCGGCCGATGCCGGAGCCCTTCCTGTTGACGCGGAGCTGGCTCCAGAGGCCATGCCACGCCCGGCAACGGCACCTGTTCCCTCGGCGCAGACCGCAGCCGAAGAACAGGCTACAGGCACGGATTTCGATGCGCTGGCGCGCCTGTCGTCCGATGCTGTGCTGTTGACGGTGGAGGGGCGTGTCGTGCGAGCCAACCCTGCTGCCGCGCGCCTGATGAATGCGCAGGCGCCGGAGCAGCTTGAAGGTGTGCAGCTTGCCGGCCTGATCCACCCGGATGATGTGGGCCAGGCCGTGCCGCGTCTGGCGCGCATGGTGAGCGGTGGCTTGGGTGCCCAGCCCGTCGAGCACCGTTTGGTGCGGGCCGACTACACCCATGTGCTGGTTGCCAGTGAGGCCGCCGCGTGCGAGCACGAAGGCCAACCGGCGGTGATGCTGGTACTGCGTGAAGCCGGCTCGCGCCACGCGCTTGAGCGCCACGCCGTACAGGCCCGTGCCGAAGCCTTGCAAGCACGCCGCCTGCTCGCCTCGGAGAACGCCGTGCTTGCGCAACTCGCTTCCAACGCGACGCTGTCGACAGTGCTGCGCCATTTGTGCCTGTACGTCGAACAGGTCTACCCGAATGCCATGGCGGCGGTACTGCTGCTTGCTGAAGACAACCCGGACGAAAGCCAGACCCTGCGCGTGGCCGCCGCGCCCACGCTGCCCGCGGCCTACGCTGCCACGCTGGAGAATTCGCCCGTCGGCCCCGATGCCGGCGCGTGCGGCTGTGCGGTCTACCTGGGCAACGCCGCCCTGATTGGCGACATCGCAACCGACCCGCGTTGGCAGCATGAACGCACCGCAGCACTGGCTGCCGGCTTTGCGGCAGCCTGGGCGTTGCCGATCCGGTCTTCACGCGGCGACAAGCTGGGTGTGCTCACGCTGTTCTATCGCCAGCCCTGCTTGCCTAGCGAAGAAGAGCTGAATTTTCTCGACGACGTAACCCACCTGGCCGGCGTCGCCATTCAGAAAGACACCATTGAGCGCGGCCTGGCCGAGAGCGAAGCGCGCTATCGCCTCGCCATTTCGCACCTGAACGAGGGCGTGCTGATCCAGAGTCTGGACGGCGTGGTGCTGGCAGCCAATGCCAGCGCCGAGCGCATCCTGCGCGTGCGTGCCGGACAATTGGTCGGCCGCAACCGGCTGGACCCGCTGCAGCGCGTGATTGACGAAGACGGCAACGAGATCGCCCACGATGTCCTGCCTTCGCAGCTCGTCAAGCGCAGCGGCGAGCCGATCCTGGGGCGGGTCTACGGTCTCCTGCTCAAGACCGGCGAGTTGGTCTGGATTCGCGAGAACATCATCCCGATCCGTCGCCATGGCGAGCCGGTGCCCAGCAGCATCATGCTGTCGTTTGCCGACATCACCGACATCAAGCGCGCCGAGCAGCGCCTGCGCCATCTTGCTGCGCACGATGCGCTCACTGGCCTGACCAACCGCAGCTTCTTCATCGCCCATCTGGAAGCCGCCATCGAGCGTGCGCGCGACGAAAGCCGCGAGCTTGGGTTGTTCTTCCTGGATCTGGACCGCTTCAAGAGCGTGAACGACACCGCGGGCCACGCCTGCGGCGACACGCTGCTGCAGAGCGCCGCCGCACGGTTGACGGACTGCATTGGCCCCGGCGACGTGATCGCGCGCCTGGGCGGCGACGAATTCGTCATCCTGATCGAGCAGCGCGTGGAAGGTAAGCGCATTGCGCTGCTGGCTGAACGTTTGCTGCTGACCATGCGCGAGCCGTTCGATACCGTCAACGGGCGCTACTACCTGGGTGTATCGATTGGCGTGGCGCTGTATCCGCACGATGGCATTTCGGGCTCCGACCTGCTGCGTTCGGCCGACGCTGCCATGTACCGCGCCAAGCAGAATGGCCGCAACCGCGCGCAGTTCTACACGGCCGAGCTCAACGCCCGCCTGCAGCGCCGCTACCTGCTGGAGAATGCGCTGCGCGACGCGCGCGAGAACAACGAACTGCAGCTCGTCTATCAGCCCAAGTACGACCTGGCCAGCCACCGCATCGTTGGTGCCGAAGCGCTGCTGCGCTGGAACAGCGCGAAGCTGGGTGCCATCTCGCCGGTCGAGTTCATTCCGGTGGCGGAAGAGACCGGTCTGATCGTGCCGATTGGCGAATGGGTGCTGCGCCGCGCGTGCGAACAGGCCACGACGTGGTACGAGGCGCTAGGCTACGACTTCCGCATGGCGGTCAACCTATCGGCGCGCCAGTTCCAGGCCGGTGATGTGGTGCCGATGATCGAGCAGACGCTGGCCGAGACCGGCCTGCCGCCCACCGCGCTTGAAGTGGAAATTACCGAAAGCCTGCTGATGGGTGGCGCGGATGAAGTCCGCCCGATGTTCGACGCGCTCACCGCGCAAGGCATTCGTATTTCCATCGACGATTTTGGCACGGGGTACTCGTCGCTGTCGTACCTGCAGCGCTTCCCGATCAGCAACGTGAAGATCGACCGCTCGTTCATCACGGGCATTCCACACGACCCGGATTCGGTGGCGCTGACCGAGGCCATCGTCGCCATGGCGCGCGCCCTGGGCATGACCGTCACGGCCGAAGGCGTGGAAGATGCCGACCAAGTGGAGTTTCTCGCCAAGGCCGGCTGCCAGGAAATCCAGGGCTACTACATCGGCAAGCCTGTCACGGCGGAAGGCTTTGACCGGCTGCTGCGGGCGCACCTTTCGGTCGTGGATGCCGGGGTGCGCGCGGCACTGGGCTGACCGCTTGGTAGGCCCTCCAGGCTGACCGTTCGCGCCAGCCTTCCTGCCATTCGTCGCAAATCGCTCCCGTGTGTGGAATGCGGTGCCTAAGCTGGCGTCATTCCAACAGGGAGACCGCCATGCTCGAATCGATCACCTCCATCGTGTCGCACACGCCCACCTGGGTGTTCGGGGTGTTTGCCGTGCTGATTGCGCTTGGCCTGCGCCAGACGCAGCCCCGCGTGGTATCACGCCGTCGCCTGATCGTGCTGCCACTGGTGGTGGCTGCGTACTCGTTCTACGGCGTGGTGATGGCGAGCCACGGCAGCGCGCTCGCGCTGGCAGCATGGCTGGCGGCCATTGCAGCGGCCTTCCTGTTGACGCGTCTAATGCCGCCCAACGGCGCCATCTCCGAATCAGCCGCCACCGTGCGCGTGCCCGGTAGCTGGGTGCCGATGGTGGTGATCCTGGGCCTGTTCACCGCGCGCTACGCTTACAACGTGATGCTGGCGATGCATCCGGATGTCCTGCAATCCGCCGGTTTCATGACGCTGTTCAGCGCGCTGTTCGGGTTCCTGGGTGGTTTGCTGCTCTCGCGTTCGGTGCTGATGCATGTGCGTACGCCGCGCCTGATGGCGGCTTGAGTTCGCCTCACACGACGATGCACCGATCCGCCCCCTGATCGGCGCGACCCGACGCCAATCGGCGTTAACATCCGCATGTTGCAATCTCCATCCAATACGAGACGACATGCTGGAACTCGACGGCACCATCTGGCTGCGCGCCGGTGAAGACAACTGGGGCGGACACGGCCGCATTGCATTGCTGTCGGCCATCGGTCAGACGGGCTCCATCACGGCGGGTGCCAAGGCGGTCGGCCTTTCCTACAAGGCCGCCTGGGACGCCATCGACACCATGAACAACCTGGCCGGCGAGCCGCTGGTGGTGCGTACTACGGGCGGCAAGGGCGGCGGCGGCAGCGTGCTGACGCCGCGCGCACAGCGGCTGATCGAGAGCTTCCGCGTGCTGGAAGCGGAGCACCGCCGCTTCGTCGAACGCCTGGATGCCGCAGCCCAGGCCGCCAGTGAAGACGTGACATTGCTACGCCGCCTGATGCTGCGCACGAGTGCGCGCAATGCGCTGTTCGGCACGGTAGAGTCGATCGCATCGGGCGCGGTCAACGATGTGGTGACACTGCGTCTGCCGGGCGGTCAGGCTGTCGCCGCGACCATTACGCAGGAAAGTACGCATGCGCTTGGGCTGGCACCGGGGGTACAGGCTGTCGCCCTTATCAAGGCGCCGGCTGTGATGCTGATGCGCGGGGCTGGGGAATGGCGCGTGTCTGCCGAAAACCAATTGCCATGCGTGGTCACGGAAATTCGCGATGGCGCAGTGCAGGCTGAGGTGCGGTTGCGCCTGCTCGATACAGATGCCGCCGCCGCGCAGGAAACCGTTCTGGTGGCAATGCTCTCGCGCACGGCGGTCGAAACGCTGGCCCTGGCGGAAGGTGTGGAAGCCGTGGCCGTGTTCGAGGCGTCGAGCGTGATCCTGGGCTTGGCCTGAGCCCCATGGCTGCCCCCAAGACCCTGCTGATCGTCTATCACTCGATGACGGGCGGCACGCGGCAGATGGCTGAAGCCGCGCAGGCCGGCGCGACCGCAGAGGGCGGTGTTGCCGTGCGGTTGCTGCATGCCGCACATGCGGGCCCCGATGATGTGCTCGCGGCGGACGGCTACATCTTTGCGACGCCGGAAAACCTGGCGGCCATCAGCGGACAGCTCAAGGATTTCTTCGACCGCTGCTATTACCCTGCGCTCGACCGCATCAACGGCCGCCCCTATGCCTGTCTGATCTGCGCCGGCAGCGACGGCCAGAACGCCGCGCGGCAGATCGAGCGCATTGCCACCGGCTGGCGGCTCAAGCCCGTGGCCGAGCCGATCATCGTATGCACGCGTGCGCAGACGCCGGAGGCTATCCTGGCGCCGAAGCAGATCGGCATGGAAGATCTGGAGCGCTGTCGCGCGTTGGGCGAGGCGATGGCAACGGGGTTGGCGCTGGGCGTGTTCTAGCCGCGTCAACGGCGACCAAAAAGGGGGGCGGGTATGGGGTGGGGAAGACTCTACGCCGTGAATGAAAGCGCCGGCCAGTTGCTGAGCACATGTCGAACGAAAGCAGACTGGTATGAAGCGATGAACACGCTGGGTATCGAGAACGCGCCGCAACTCGACGCCGAGGACTCGATACGCTTCTGGGCATCGAAGCTTGACGGCATCGCTCACCCTGCTGCGAAGTTCTTCGCCGGTGATTTGCATGCTGAGGACAACGGAGCCGATGATCCGAACGTCTGCTTCGTCAGCGGCGAGTCGGCGAGCGCGTTTCTTTCGCAGCTCGAGCAACTCGGCGAAGCATTCTTCATCAACCTGTTTCCTCATGAAGGGCCGTACGGTGTCGGACATGCCTGGCTGTACGAGCCGCTTTGCGTTTTCTTGCGGGACGCCCGCCTCCAGGGCAATGCCGTCATGATTCTGTGGGAAAACTAGATGCCCTCCGGCGGCAGCGCATGAGGCCAACCGCGTGAAGACCCGAAGTGTTTTGCAATCCAAGATAGCGATCAAGGAGTCAGCATGGCGAAGCCCAGTACCTCGATTGAACCCGCTGACATCTTTGCGGCGGCCCGTACAGCAAACCTCGTCGCTACACGCGCCTTTCTTGATGCTGGCGCTGAGCCTGCCGCAGTGAACGACCATGGCTTCACGGCACTGGAATGTGCGGCGATGGGAACGAATGGAACGCCCACCGAGCAACATCTTGCCGTACTGCGCCTGTTGATTGAGGCGGGAAGTCCGCTTGAGCATCAAGGTGGCGGAGGTCGAACGGCGCTTTACCTTGCGGCGGAATTCTCACGCGGCGTGGAGGCCGTTCAGTTGCTGCTGGATGCCGGAGCACAAGCCGACATTCGTGACGGGCACGGGAACCACATCGTTGAAAACGCCATGATGCCTGCGGTCAAGGCGCTGCTTTCACAGATCACCGGCCACCTGATCCCCCAAAAGGAAGCGGCGCCCGAGCCGAGGAAAATGTCGGTGCTTGAGTGGCGCGCCGCTCGAAAGAAAATCGACGCAGCGTTCGACAAGCTTGAGAGCGTTGGCATCGTCGCCTTGCATGACGTGGGCCGTACGCAGGAAGACGGTTTTGCGGATGCCTCTGCGTTGTTCAGGGAGCGCGGTGGCTCCGAGGCCGGGCTCTCCGGCATGTGTTTCTATACCCGGCAAGACCTCGATCGGGCCAAGCGCAGCAGTGATCTCGCCCTGGCTTTCTGGGGCGGGCCGGGAGGTGAGGCAGCGTCAACGAAGCGAGTCGGCCAACAGATTGCCGAGGCTTTCGGCAGCGTCGGCTTGCCAGTGAAATGGAACGGATCGGAGCGTGTTCGCCCAACCGTGGACCTCAGAGCGGTCGATTGAAGCGGGGCGACACATCTGCTGCAGGAATGCCGGCGCGATTCCTAGCCGTTGGACACCACCGTCAGGTGCGGATACGGCTTCACGGTGGTATCGCCCGGCGCCTGCACCGCATCGGCCACCACGCGGCCATCGCGTAGTTCGAACACGTGGTCACCGAAGATCTCCACGTCCGCCGGATCGTGCGTGATCATCAGCATCGGTATATCCAGCCGCCGCTGCAGTGCCGACAACTCCGAGCGCATGCGCGTGCGCAGCGCCGGGTCCAGCGCGGCAAAGGGCTCGTCGAGCAGCAGCATCGAGGGTTCGGCGATCAACGCCCGGGCCAGGGCCACGCGCTGGCGCTGTCCACCGGAAATCTGCGCAGGGTAATTGGCCGCCACCGCCCCTAGCTCGAAGGTGTCGATCCACTGTTGCACGCGCGGGTCTTGTGCCCGGCGCGGCGGATTGAGCCACCCGCGCTTGAGTCCGAAGCCGATGT includes:
- a CDS encoding Spy/CpxP family protein refolding chaperone, giving the protein MIAVTSRRLVAVAAGLLLSCAALAQTAAPDAVPMSPMPGHGPGMMGRGPGPGFGQPGPHGMERGRHHGGEFFLRGLNLTEEQRDKIFAIKYAQMPQEREQHKAVAHARRDLRQMVTSGQYDEARVRTLSEALGRAVTQEAQLRAQAGAKIMQVLTPEQRKQITDREARHVAVLEQGEDAPAQELAAM
- a CDS encoding universal stress protein, with translation MFTHILLPTDGSEQCRKAIDGALKLARATGCRLTAYTCIEEFPNMAYSAGVGECPHAHYMEQVQGYAKDCIDRIAERAREEGIQFDSDVSQFSEPYLGILDAAKRHACDVIFMASHGHRSLMGRLLIGNETRKVLTYAQVPVVVYR
- a CDS encoding AraC family transcriptional regulator encodes the protein MRPTLDPTSPDPRVTADASVFGTLARGSRASLERVVNLGDGVTAAIWCNEHDEAHYVQPGHHTLSVYLQGGYTTHRQDLPNLFGAPGRVCMLPAEHESAWVIEQPMRFVHLYFAPDALAGHAVRLLDAEPRLFTLHDRTFIEDVHLAQSCARIAQLDWSDLDDRMRANALANDTLSYLVQTQGRTRAMAVRGGLAPHVCRRIASRIEAELHLLLSIGELAAEANLSEFHFARMFRASFGVAPHEWVLQRRIARAQDLLRSTTLPLATIAERCGFASPSHFSRRFATQLGASPSRYRQAWQGK
- a CDS encoding glycoprotein gives rise to the protein MSRSSSASPLLRRSTRLLIAVAALAALVTLPRAHASTQPSAPAAAEPPAPASATATKTGKEGKVPTCQAIMQRLSGSLAGTPSRADKPGAVMVDFEKSGVTMACSHSDAVAIPVPGNAKPR
- a CDS encoding EAL domain-containing protein; translated protein: MNRSHPADAGALPVDAELAPEAMPRPATAPVPSAQTAAEEQATGTDFDALARLSSDAVLLTVEGRVVRANPAAARLMNAQAPEQLEGVQLAGLIHPDDVGQAVPRLARMVSGGLGAQPVEHRLVRADYTHVLVASEAAACEHEGQPAVMLVLREAGSRHALERHAVQARAEALQARRLLASENAVLAQLASNATLSTVLRHLCLYVEQVYPNAMAAVLLLAEDNPDESQTLRVAAAPTLPAAYAATLENSPVGPDAGACGCAVYLGNAALIGDIATDPRWQHERTAALAAGFAAAWALPIRSSRGDKLGVLTLFYRQPCLPSEEELNFLDDVTHLAGVAIQKDTIERGLAESEARYRLAISHLNEGVLIQSLDGVVLAANASAERILRVRAGQLVGRNRLDPLQRVIDEDGNEIAHDVLPSQLVKRSGEPILGRVYGLLLKTGELVWIRENIIPIRRHGEPVPSSIMLSFADITDIKRAEQRLRHLAAHDALTGLTNRSFFIAHLEAAIERARDESRELGLFFLDLDRFKSVNDTAGHACGDTLLQSAAARLTDCIGPGDVIARLGGDEFVILIEQRVEGKRIALLAERLLLTMREPFDTVNGRYYLGVSIGVALYPHDGISGSDLLRSADAAMYRAKQNGRNRAQFYTAELNARLQRRYLLENALRDARENNELQLVYQPKYDLASHRIVGAEALLRWNSAKLGAISPVEFIPVAEETGLIVPIGEWVLRRACEQATTWYEALGYDFRMAVNLSARQFQAGDVVPMIEQTLAETGLPPTALEVEITESLLMGGADEVRPMFDALTAQGIRISIDDFGTGYSSLSYLQRFPISNVKIDRSFITGIPHDPDSVALTEAIVAMARALGMTVTAEGVEDADQVEFLAKAGCQEIQGYYIGKPVTAEGFDRLLRAHLSVVDAGVRAALG
- a CDS encoding DUF6622 family protein, which gives rise to MLESITSIVSHTPTWVFGVFAVLIALGLRQTQPRVVSRRRLIVLPLVVAAYSFYGVVMASHGSALALAAWLAAIAAAFLLTRLMPPNGAISESAATVRVPGSWVPMVVILGLFTARYAYNVMLAMHPDVLQSAGFMTLFSALFGFLGGLLLSRSVLMHVRTPRLMAA
- a CDS encoding TOBE domain-containing protein; its protein translation is MLELDGTIWLRAGEDNWGGHGRIALLSAIGQTGSITAGAKAVGLSYKAAWDAIDTMNNLAGEPLVVRTTGGKGGGGSVLTPRAQRLIESFRVLEAEHRRFVERLDAAAQAASEDVTLLRRLMLRTSARNALFGTVESIASGAVNDVVTLRLPGGQAVAATITQESTHALGLAPGVQAVALIKAPAVMLMRGAGEWRVSAENQLPCVVTEIRDGAVQAEVRLRLLDTDAAAAQETVLVAMLSRTAVETLALAEGVEAVAVFEASSVILGLA
- a CDS encoding NAD(P)H-dependent oxidoreductase gives rise to the protein MAAPKTLLIVYHSMTGGTRQMAEAAQAGATAEGGVAVRLLHAAHAGPDDVLAADGYIFATPENLAAISGQLKDFFDRCYYPALDRINGRPYACLICAGSDGQNAARQIERIATGWRLKPVAEPIIVCTRAQTPEAILAPKQIGMEDLERCRALGEAMATGLALGVF
- a CDS encoding ankyrin repeat domain-containing protein, producing the protein MAKPSTSIEPADIFAAARTANLVATRAFLDAGAEPAAVNDHGFTALECAAMGTNGTPTEQHLAVLRLLIEAGSPLEHQGGGGRTALYLAAEFSRGVEAVQLLLDAGAQADIRDGHGNHIVENAMMPAVKALLSQITGHLIPQKEAAPEPRKMSVLEWRAARKKIDAAFDKLESVGIVALHDVGRTQEDGFADASALFRERGGSEAGLSGMCFYTRQDLDRAKRSSDLALAFWGGPGGEAASTKRVGQQIAEAFGSVGLPVKWNGSERVRPTVDLRAVD
- a CDS encoding sulfate/molybdate ABC transporter ATP-binding protein, which gives rise to MSAAMVDLVVQKTLTSAARVFSLDIAVRSDSRRVVLYGPSGAGKSLTLRAIAGLMTPDRGRIVLNGRTLFNHADGTNLSTQERRVGYLFQDYALFNYLTVAQNIGFGLKRGWLNPPRRAQDPRVQQWIDTFELGAVAANYPAQISGGQRQRVALARALIAEPSMLLLDEPFAALDPALRTRMRSELSALQRRLDIPMLMITHDPADVEIFGDHVFELRDGRVVADAVQAPGDTTVKPYPHLTVVSNG